In Deinococcus aerolatus, the sequence AGAACGCCGTCGAGCGTCAGATTGTCCGGGCCCTGCTGCAGCAGGCCGCTCATCCCGGTCACATGCAGGCGGTGCTCATGGCTGTAGACCGTGCGGTAGGTGTTCAGCGTCAGGCTCACGTTCTCGTGCCCCAGCCAGGTCTTCACCACTTCTGCCGGGACGCCCCTGGCCAGATGCAGGCTGGCGCTGGTGTGCCGCAGGCCGTGGAAGGTCACGTGCTCCAGCCCCGCCCGGGTGCCGAATTCACGGGCCAGCGTGGACAGCCGGTCCGGGTGGAACGGGGTGCCCTTCAGCGTCGTGAAGATGTGGCCGCTGTCGATCCACTTCGTCCCCACCATCACCCCGAGCGCCTGCTGCCGGACTTTCCAGGCGGCCAGCAGCGCCACCGTCTCAGGAGCCAGGGGCACGGTCCGGTCACCGGCCTCGGTCTTGGGGGTTCCGGGTGTTGGGCGGCCCCGGACCACCACCAGGTTGTCGCGCACGTGCAGGAGGCCCCGCCCTAGGTCCACCTGTTCCCAGCGCAGCGCGGCCGCCTCGCCCCGCCGCAGACCCAGCAGGCCCGCGATGTGGAACACCGGGCCGGCGATCTCCTCGAACGGCGCGGCCGCCTGCAGGAACGCCTCCAGATGCTCGGGGCTCAGGGCCCGGTTCTGTTTGACCCGCCGGGGGACCCGGGCTCCGAGCAGCTCGACATCCTTGGCGACATTCCGGGGCACCAGGTCATTGACCACCGCGAGTTGCAGGGCCTGCCGCAGCAGGGCGCGCACCTGGCGCAGCAGGGAAAGGCTGTAGGTCCGGGCCAGCAGCAGGTACAGCTGCTGGATGTGCTGGGGTTTGAGCTTTTGCACTTTGAGCGGTCCGAGATGCGGTGCCAGATGCAGCCGGATCAGGTCCTCGTTGTTCGCCAGCGTCTTGGGCTTCCACTCGTCCCGCCGGATGGCGATCAGCTCCCCGAGCAGCGCTTCCACGGTTAGGGTGTGGGGGCTCCGGAGCAGGCCGCGGCTGTGGTCGGTCAGCAGCTGGGCCAGCACCAGCCGCGCCTCGGCTTCGGTGGGCACCACCCGGCTGACCTGCTGCTGGCGGCCGCCGGTCATGGCCACCGTGACCTTGACCCGGTACTGCCCCTTGTATGGGCGCAGGCTGGCCGCCCCGTTCGGTGCCTTGGTTCGTTTCCTGGGGGCCGCTTCAGGCATGGCTGGCCTT encodes:
- a CDS encoding tyrosine-type recombinase/integrase; amino-acid sequence: MPEAAPRKRTKAPNGAASLRPYKGQYRVKVTVAMTGGRQQQVSRVVPTEAEARLVLAQLLTDHSRGLLRSPHTLTVEALLGELIAIRRDEWKPKTLANNEDLIRLHLAPHLGPLKVQKLKPQHIQQLYLLLARTYSLSLLRQVRALLRQALQLAVVNDLVPRNVAKDVELLGARVPRRVKQNRALSPEHLEAFLQAAAPFEEIAGPVFHIAGLLGLRRGEAAALRWEQVDLGRGLLHVRDNLVVVRGRPTPGTPKTEAGDRTVPLAPETVALLAAWKVRQQALGVMVGTKWIDSGHIFTTLKGTPFHPDRLSTLAREFGTRAGLEHVTFHGLRHTSASLHLARGVPAEVVKTWLGHENVSLTLNTYRTVYSHEHRLHVTGMSGLLQQGPDNLTLDGVLRVGA